A genomic stretch from Oxobacter pfennigii includes:
- the vanS gene encoding vancomycin resistance histidine kinase VanS, translated as MAIKLKSKRKNDYWKLKRKIFLQMLLIVFAAAAIVIFLRFVIQKNFSVGDSIVRFLMNTFHLRENVALLIYRLTFYNNIEVITLIVILVFLVIIFKFSISWFTKYFDEVSAGMDKLAEESDAEITLSSELDFMENKLNQIKNNLERQKKAALDAEQRKNDLVVYLAHDIKTPLTSVIGYLSLLDEAPDMPSEQKAKYVGITLEKAYRLEQLINEFFEITRFNLQTIVLNKEKINLLFMLQQMADEFYPMLTPPLERQVSVNVPDGLTLWGDADKLARVFNNILKNAIAYSYENSVIDISAKEQDENIVITFMNQGNPIPQEKLETIFEKFFRLDTSRSTNTGGAGLGLAIAKEIVNAHGGNIFVQSNTEKTVFTVVLPQKQEKDKLSA; from the coding sequence AAAGGAAGATATTTCTTCAAATGCTCCTTATTGTTTTTGCCGCGGCTGCAATTGTTATCTTTCTGCGTTTTGTAATTCAAAAAAACTTCAGTGTTGGAGATAGCATTGTCCGTTTTTTAATGAATACGTTTCATTTGCGCGAAAACGTTGCTTTATTAATTTACCGGTTAACATTTTACAATAATATAGAAGTTATTACATTAATTGTGATTCTCGTATTCTTAGTTATTATATTTAAATTTTCAATTTCCTGGTTTACTAAATATTTCGATGAAGTCAGCGCCGGAATGGATAAACTTGCTGAGGAATCCGATGCTGAAATTACATTATCATCGGAATTGGATTTTATGGAAAATAAGCTAAATCAGATAAAAAACAACTTGGAAAGACAAAAGAAAGCTGCTCTTGATGCCGAGCAGCGCAAAAATGATTTGGTAGTTTATTTGGCTCATGATATAAAGACACCTCTGACCTCCGTTATAGGATACTTAAGCCTTCTAGATGAAGCACCTGATATGCCTTCTGAACAGAAGGCAAAATATGTTGGTATTACCTTGGAAAAGGCTTATCGGTTAGAGCAGCTTATTAATGAGTTTTTTGAGATCACCAGATTTAATCTTCAAACTATTGTTTTGAATAAAGAAAAAATCAATTTACTGTTCATGCTCCAGCAGATGGCAGATGAATTCTATCCGATGCTGACTCCGCCACTGGAAAGGCAGGTGTCAGTCAATGTGCCTGACGGCCTCACGCTGTGGGGAGATGCGGACAAACTGGCCCGTGTGTTCAATAACATTCTGAAAAATGCGATAGCCTATAGCTATGAAAACAGCGTCATTGACATTTCTGCCAAAGAGCAGGACGAAAATATTGTTATAACTTTTATGAATCAAGGTAATCCTATCCCACAAGAAAAACTGGAAACGATATTTGAGAAATTTTTTCGGCTGGACACATCCCGTTCTACCAATACAGGCGGTGCCGGGCTTGGACTGGCTATTGCCAAAGAAATTGTAAACGCCCATGGAGGCAATATTTTCGTGCAAAGTAATACAGAAAAGACAGTCTTTACTGTCGTGCTTCCACAAAAGCAAGAAAAGGATAAGCTATCTGCTTAA